A genomic region of Fodinisporobacter ferrooxydans contains the following coding sequences:
- a CDS encoding YifB family Mg chelatase-like AAA ATPase, with amino-acid sequence MFTQTLGITLDGVDGLLVNVEVDVHPGLPMFSIVGLPDSSVRESKDRVRAAILNSGYDFPMQRITVNLAPADNKKEGSCLDLAIAIGILVATGQIPQQTEQMAIIGELSLDGTTRKTHGSLPQTIAAIQAGIRKLAISTDSIVELEMFQTYLDTIELVPVTSLAELANHMSGKQQIKINSRVLEPLKDDDIPIKMDLQDVRGQVLAKRALEISAAGGHNLLLIGPPGCGKSMIANRIRGILPKLTNQEALHVNQLYSVALPQIRSQRMLRERPFRAPHHSISIAGLVGGGVPPQPGEITLAHHGVLFLDELPEFPKSTLDHLRQPLENGTITISRARYQYTLPSMFQLLAAMNPCPCGFYQSANLCRCSLQQIKRYQSRISGPLLDRFHMYIWMTPELGTTGQLDSPIDSSSSGESSATVRKRVEQAFEIQTKRNSDGFTNAMTGPESLSDWPIAANALDLWEQTTILRKLSARSREQVIRVARTIADLAERNTIEMKDVAESLQYTDSASLPLLYV; translated from the coding sequence TTGTTTACCCAAACGTTAGGAATCACTCTAGACGGCGTTGATGGATTGCTCGTCAATGTGGAAGTGGATGTACATCCGGGATTGCCAATGTTCAGCATCGTCGGACTTCCCGACTCCTCTGTACGCGAATCAAAAGATCGGGTGCGTGCGGCCATCCTCAACAGCGGATATGATTTTCCCATGCAGAGAATCACAGTCAACCTGGCTCCGGCTGACAACAAAAAAGAGGGATCGTGCCTCGACTTGGCCATTGCCATAGGCATTTTAGTCGCTACAGGACAAATTCCACAACAAACGGAGCAAATGGCTATTATCGGCGAATTATCATTGGATGGTACGACGCGAAAAACTCACGGAAGTCTGCCGCAGACCATCGCAGCGATCCAGGCGGGGATTCGAAAATTGGCGATCAGTACCGATTCCATTGTCGAACTGGAAATGTTTCAAACATATTTGGATACGATTGAATTGGTGCCCGTAACATCCTTGGCAGAACTGGCGAATCATATGTCCGGAAAACAGCAGATAAAAATCAACTCAAGGGTGCTGGAACCGTTGAAAGACGATGACATTCCCATCAAAATGGATTTGCAGGATGTGCGCGGACAAGTTCTCGCAAAGCGGGCATTGGAAATTTCCGCGGCAGGCGGACATAATCTGCTGTTAATCGGTCCGCCCGGATGCGGGAAATCAATGATTGCCAATCGGATTCGAGGAATATTGCCGAAATTGACAAATCAGGAAGCGTTACACGTCAATCAATTGTATAGTGTCGCACTCCCGCAAATTCGTTCCCAACGCATGCTTAGGGAGCGTCCGTTTCGCGCGCCTCATCATTCCATCTCGATTGCCGGATTGGTAGGCGGAGGAGTTCCGCCGCAACCGGGTGAAATCACGCTTGCGCATCACGGAGTTTTATTTCTCGATGAACTGCCCGAATTCCCCAAATCCACTCTTGATCATTTGCGGCAGCCTCTGGAAAACGGAACCATTACCATTTCCAGAGCACGCTACCAATATACGTTGCCTTCCATGTTTCAATTATTGGCTGCCATGAATCCATGTCCATGCGGATTTTACCAATCTGCCAATCTTTGTCGATGTTCGCTGCAGCAAATCAAACGATACCAATCCCGCATCTCCGGTCCTTTGCTCGATCGCTTCCATATGTATATATGGATGACACCAGAATTGGGAACGACAGGCCAACTCGACTCTCCCATTGATTCGTCATCCTCCGGGGAATCGTCAGCGACCGTCCGCAAGCGTGTCGAACAGGCCTTCGAAATTCAGACAAAACGCAATTCGGATGGTTTTACCAATGCCATGACAGGCCCAGAATCCCTGTCAGACTGGCCAATTGCCGCAAATGCACTTGATTTATGGGAACAAACGACTATACTAAGAAAGTTAAGTGCTCGCAGCCGGGAGCAAGTCATCCGGGTCGCGCGCACCATTGCGGATCTGGCGGAGCGGAACACGATTGAAATGAAGGACGTGGCAGAAAGCCTGCAATATACAGATTCCGCGTCACTGCCATTACTATACGTTTAG
- the trmFO gene encoding methylenetetrahydrofolate--tRNA-(uracil(54)-C(5))-methyltransferase (FADH(2)-oxidizing) TrmFO has translation MCKQKNVIVIGAGLAGSEAAWQLAKRNIPVTLYEMRPERKTPAHRSDQFAELVCSNSLRAAGITNAVGLLKEEMRTLDSLIMKAADRHAVPAGGALAVDREAFSAAVTQLLSDHPNIRVVRSELHEIPVSEDNIVVVATGPLTSPDLSRSIQALTGSEYFYFYDAAAPIVLKETIDFDKVYMASRYGKGEAAYINCPMDENQFQDFYEALTTAETVPLKEFEKEIFFEGCMPIEVMAKRGKQTMLFGPLKPVGLPDPKTGKIPHAVIQLRQDNAAATLYNIVGFQTHLKWGDQARVFRMIPGLEQAEFARYGVMHRNTYINSPKVLQQTYQLKAQPNIFFAGQITGVEGYVESAAAGLIAGLNAARLYYGQDVLTFPRDTSIGSLAYYITHASVDSFQPMNATFGLLPPLSERIRDKKQKNERIAKNALDSLQQFMKHESVESFI, from the coding sequence GTGTGTAAGCAAAAAAACGTAATTGTGATCGGTGCCGGTCTGGCAGGTTCGGAAGCCGCTTGGCAGTTGGCAAAGCGGAACATTCCGGTGACTTTGTATGAAATGCGGCCGGAACGCAAGACGCCGGCACATCGATCGGATCAATTTGCCGAGCTTGTCTGCAGCAATTCATTGCGTGCAGCCGGTATTACAAATGCAGTCGGTTTGTTAAAAGAGGAAATGCGCACATTGGATTCTCTCATTATGAAGGCTGCCGATCGACATGCAGTCCCGGCAGGCGGTGCGCTTGCCGTCGACCGAGAAGCGTTTTCCGCGGCAGTCACGCAACTGTTGAGCGATCATCCGAATATACGGGTGGTGCGTTCGGAACTGCATGAAATTCCTGTTTCCGAAGACAATATTGTCGTTGTAGCCACTGGTCCGTTGACTTCCCCGGACCTGAGCCGATCGATTCAAGCGTTGACGGGCAGCGAATACTTTTATTTTTATGATGCCGCAGCGCCGATTGTCCTGAAAGAAACGATCGATTTTGACAAAGTGTATATGGCGTCACGCTATGGAAAAGGAGAAGCGGCATATATCAATTGTCCCATGGACGAAAACCAATTTCAGGACTTTTACGAAGCGCTGACGACAGCAGAAACCGTACCGCTGAAAGAATTTGAGAAGGAAATTTTCTTTGAAGGGTGTATGCCGATTGAAGTCATGGCAAAGCGCGGCAAGCAGACGATGTTGTTTGGACCGTTAAAGCCTGTGGGTTTGCCTGACCCGAAGACGGGAAAAATTCCTCATGCGGTGATTCAGTTGCGGCAAGATAACGCTGCTGCTACTTTATATAATATTGTAGGATTTCAAACACATTTAAAATGGGGCGACCAGGCGCGCGTGTTTCGGATGATTCCGGGACTCGAACAAGCGGAATTTGCCCGGTACGGTGTGATGCATCGAAACACGTACATCAATTCGCCGAAAGTATTGCAACAGACCTATCAATTGAAGGCACAGCCGAATATTTTCTTTGCCGGACAAATTACCGGCGTAGAAGGGTATGTGGAATCGGCAGCGGCAGGGTTGATCGCCGGTTTGAATGCGGCGCGCCTTTACTATGGTCAAGACGTTTTGACATTCCCCAGAGATACGAGCATTGGCTCATTGGCATACTACATAACGCATGCGTCGGTTGACAGTTTCCAGCCGATGAATGCAACATTTGGTTTGCTGCCGCCGCTCTCAGAAAGAATTCGCGACAAAAAACAAAAAAACGAACGAATTGCCAAGAACGCTCTAGATTCTTTGCAACAATTTATGAAACATGAGAGCGTTGAATCCTTCATATAG
- the sucC gene encoding ADP-forming succinate--CoA ligase subunit beta codes for MNIHEYQGKQVLKQYGVAVPEGNVAFTVEEAVEAAKALGGKAVVKAQIHAGGRGKAGGVKLARSLDEVKQYAEQLLGMTLVTHQTGPEGKVVKRLLVEQLSDIKKEYYIGLVVDRKTQRVVMMASEEGGTEIEEVAANTPEKIFREVIDPAAGLLPFQARKLAYAINIPNELVNKAVKFMTALYRAFVDKDCSIAEINPLVVTGDGNVLALDAKLNFDSNALYRHSDILELRDLDEEDAKEIEASKFGLSYIALEGNIGCMVNGAGLAMATMDTIKYFGGQPANFLDVGGGATTEKVTEAFKIILSDPNVKGILVNIFGGIMKCDVIANGVVEAAKQVGLDRPLVVRLEGTNVDLGKKILNESGLNIVAAESLADAAKRIVELVK; via the coding sequence ATGAATATCCATGAGTATCAAGGCAAACAGGTCTTGAAACAGTATGGTGTTGCGGTTCCGGAAGGGAACGTTGCGTTTACTGTGGAAGAGGCTGTGGAAGCAGCGAAAGCATTAGGGGGCAAAGCGGTTGTAAAAGCGCAGATTCACGCTGGCGGCCGTGGAAAAGCAGGCGGTGTCAAACTTGCCCGTTCCCTTGATGAAGTAAAACAATATGCGGAACAATTGCTTGGCATGACGCTTGTTACACACCAGACAGGCCCGGAAGGAAAAGTTGTCAAACGTCTGCTTGTCGAGCAATTGTCCGACATCAAGAAAGAATATTACATAGGGTTAGTTGTAGACCGTAAAACACAACGTGTTGTCATGATGGCATCTGAAGAAGGCGGTACGGAGATTGAGGAAGTTGCCGCAAATACACCGGAGAAAATTTTCCGCGAAGTCATCGATCCGGCAGCAGGGTTGTTGCCTTTCCAGGCCCGCAAGCTTGCATATGCAATCAACATTCCAAATGAGTTGGTCAATAAAGCCGTGAAGTTTATGACTGCACTTTATCGTGCATTTGTCGATAAAGATTGCTCCATTGCGGAAATCAACCCATTGGTTGTTACAGGCGACGGAAATGTGCTGGCGTTGGATGCGAAATTAAACTTTGATTCCAATGCATTGTATCGCCACTCGGATATTCTCGAATTGCGGGATTTGGATGAAGAAGATGCAAAAGAAATCGAAGCATCCAAGTTCGGACTTTCGTACATAGCGCTCGAAGGCAACATCGGCTGTATGGTAAACGGCGCCGGCCTTGCCATGGCAACAATGGACACGATCAAATATTTTGGCGGGCAACCGGCGAACTTCCTCGATGTCGGCGGTGGAGCGACGACAGAAAAGGTTACGGAAGCATTTAAAATCATTCTTTCCGATCCAAACGTAAAAGGCATTCTCGTCAATATATTCGGTGGTATCATGAAATGTGATGTAATCGCGAATGGCGTTGTTGAAGCTGCGAAACAAGTAGGTCTCGATCGTCCGCTGGTCGTTCGCCTCGAAGGTACGAACGTCGATTTGGGCAAGAAAATCTTGAATGAATCCGGCCTCAATATCGTGGCTGCAGAATCACTCGCAGATGCTGCGAAACGCATCGTAGAGCTCGTGAAGTAA
- the topA gene encoding type I DNA topoisomerase, whose protein sequence is MADYLVIVESPAKAKTIGKYLGKKYIVKASMGHVRDLPKSQLGVDVEDSFSPRYITIRGKGNVLKELKDSSKKVKAIYLAADPDREGEAIAWHLAHSLDIDAQEPCRVVFNEITKQAVKDAFQQPRKINMDLVNAQQARRILDRLVGYQISPLLWKKIRKGLSAGRVQSVAVRLIVDREQEIRAFNPEEYWTVTAQFKEQGQTFTAAFYGYGKKKTPLPSRAEVDQLLEAIRDQEFFIEDVKKTERRRNPSPPFTTSSLQQEAARKLNFRAAKTMQVAQQLYEGLDIGALGTVGLITYMRTDSTRISTLAQEEAKEFIISEYGQDFYPATLRQYSTKSGAQDAHEAIRPTSVLHTPETVKPYLSRDQLRLYKLIWDRFVASQMASAVLDTMSVDMRIGEALFRATGSKIKFPGFMSLYIEGTDESEEEQGYLPDLQPQQRLKPNQIEPKQHFTQPPPRYTEARLVKTMEELGIGRPSTYAPTLDTIQKRGYALMEDKKLVPTELGEIVVDILKEFFPQIIDVEFTANMEKNLDGVEDGDVDWVAVLDHFYKDFQDDLAVAEKEMEKIQVQEELADEACEKCGRQMVYKHGRFGKFLACPGFPECRNTKPILKEVGVPCPKCGGDLVERKGKRRKIFYGCKNYPECDYILWDPPANRSCPTCKSPLVKKKIAKGADKGKTLIKCSNESCEYTELEPTGQA, encoded by the coding sequence GTGGCTGATTATCTCGTGATCGTTGAATCCCCTGCAAAAGCCAAGACGATTGGTAAATATTTAGGGAAAAAATATATCGTCAAAGCATCTATGGGGCACGTGCGTGATCTGCCGAAAAGCCAACTCGGTGTTGACGTAGAGGATTCCTTCTCTCCCCGTTATATAACGATTCGTGGAAAAGGAAATGTGTTGAAAGAATTAAAAGATTCCAGTAAGAAAGTCAAAGCGATTTATCTGGCTGCCGACCCTGATCGCGAAGGAGAAGCGATTGCATGGCATCTGGCACATTCTCTTGATATTGATGCACAAGAGCCTTGCCGCGTGGTGTTTAACGAAATTACGAAGCAAGCAGTCAAAGACGCTTTTCAACAGCCTCGAAAGATCAATATGGACTTGGTAAACGCACAACAAGCGAGGAGGATATTGGATCGCCTGGTCGGATATCAAATCAGTCCTCTCTTGTGGAAAAAAATCCGCAAAGGGTTAAGCGCCGGACGGGTGCAATCGGTAGCAGTTCGACTGATTGTCGATCGAGAGCAAGAAATTCGTGCGTTCAACCCGGAAGAATATTGGACGGTCACAGCGCAATTTAAAGAGCAAGGGCAAACATTTACTGCTGCGTTTTATGGATATGGAAAGAAGAAAACTCCATTGCCTTCCCGTGCGGAAGTGGATCAGTTATTGGAAGCGATTCGCGATCAGGAATTTTTCATTGAAGATGTGAAAAAGACGGAGCGCAGGCGCAATCCGTCGCCACCGTTCACAACGAGCAGTCTGCAGCAGGAAGCAGCTCGAAAGTTGAATTTTCGGGCCGCAAAAACGATGCAAGTCGCCCAACAGTTGTACGAAGGTCTTGATATTGGGGCGCTTGGAACGGTTGGTTTGATTACGTATATGCGTACAGATTCGACGCGGATTTCAACGCTTGCACAAGAAGAAGCAAAGGAATTTATCATCAGCGAGTACGGGCAGGATTTTTATCCGGCGACTTTACGCCAATATTCTACGAAAAGTGGAGCGCAAGATGCCCATGAGGCGATTCGCCCGACATCTGTATTGCATACGCCGGAAACGGTGAAGCCGTATTTAAGCCGCGATCAGCTTCGATTGTACAAACTGATTTGGGATCGGTTCGTAGCAAGTCAAATGGCTTCTGCTGTTCTTGATACGATGTCTGTTGATATGCGGATTGGAGAAGCCTTATTCCGCGCTACCGGATCGAAAATCAAGTTTCCCGGATTTATGTCTCTATATATAGAAGGAACAGATGAAAGCGAAGAGGAACAGGGATATTTACCCGATCTTCAGCCGCAACAACGATTAAAGCCGAATCAAATTGAGCCCAAGCAGCATTTTACGCAGCCGCCTCCGCGCTATACGGAAGCCCGCCTTGTGAAGACGATGGAAGAGTTGGGGATTGGCCGACCGAGCACGTATGCCCCCACGTTAGACACCATTCAGAAGCGCGGATATGCATTAATGGAAGATAAAAAACTTGTGCCGACAGAGCTGGGCGAGATTGTTGTCGATATCTTAAAAGAATTTTTTCCGCAAATTATTGATGTGGAATTTACAGCCAATATGGAGAAAAACCTGGATGGTGTGGAAGATGGCGACGTAGACTGGGTTGCCGTGCTCGACCATTTTTACAAAGACTTCCAAGATGACCTTGCAGTGGCTGAGAAAGAAATGGAAAAAATTCAAGTGCAAGAAGAATTGGCAGACGAAGCATGTGAAAAATGCGGTCGGCAAATGGTATACAAGCACGGTCGCTTTGGAAAATTTTTGGCTTGCCCAGGTTTTCCGGAATGCAGAAATACCAAACCGATTTTGAAAGAAGTTGGAGTCCCTTGTCCGAAATGTGGCGGTGATCTTGTTGAGCGGAAGGGGAAACGGCGGAAAATATTTTATGGTTGTAAAAACTATCCGGAATGTGATTATATTCTGTGGGATCCGCCAGCCAATCGCAGTTGCCCGACCTGTAAGTCCCCTCTTGTAAAAAAGAAGATTGCAAAAGGTGCGGACAAAGGCAAAACGTTAATCAAATGCTCCAACGAATCTTGCGAGTATACAGAATTGGAACCGACGGGGCAAGCGTGA
- the hslV gene encoding ATP-dependent protease subunit HslV, giving the protein MEQAFHATTIFAVRRDGVCAMAGDGQVTFGNAMVMKHNAKKVRRLYKGQVVAGFAGSVADAFTLFEKFEARLEEYHGNLQRSAVELAKEWRMDKVLRRLEAMLIVMNKDTLLLISGNGEVIEPDDDVVAIGSGGSYALSAGRALVRHSDLKAPEIAKEALAIAAEICVYTNDHIIVEVIE; this is encoded by the coding sequence ATGGAACAGGCATTTCACGCAACCACAATTTTTGCTGTTCGTCGCGATGGAGTTTGCGCGATGGCGGGTGATGGACAAGTGACGTTCGGCAATGCAATGGTCATGAAACACAATGCCAAAAAAGTTCGGCGCTTATATAAAGGGCAAGTGGTGGCCGGCTTTGCCGGGTCTGTTGCCGATGCATTTACGCTATTTGAAAAATTTGAAGCCCGTTTAGAGGAATATCATGGAAATTTACAACGTTCAGCCGTTGAATTGGCGAAAGAATGGCGGATGGATAAAGTCTTGCGCAGGCTTGAAGCAATGCTGATCGTAATGAACAAAGATACGTTGCTATTGATTTCCGGCAATGGAGAAGTGATTGAACCGGATGACGATGTTGTAGCAATCGGCTCGGGCGGCAGTTATGCTTTATCGGCAGGGCGTGCCCTTGTCAGGCATTCGGATTTGAAAGCGCCGGAGATTGCCAAGGAAGCGTTGGCGATCGCGGCCGAAATCTGTGTCTATACGAATGATCATATCATAGTAGAAGTGATCGAATAG
- the pssA gene encoding CDP-diacylglycerol--serine O-phosphatidyltransferase: MIRSIPHLFTLGNLVCGVFAITFTMNNLYVSAAVLILFAVICDYFDGKIARRLKLNSEFGVELDSLADLVSFGVAPALIIHTQNGPGILTTLALILFPVCGALRLARFNTKPTHGYFEGIPITFAGTVIAALSFINFAYPIVAICLSVLMISRFRIPKF, encoded by the coding sequence ATGATTCGATCCATCCCCCATTTGTTTACATTAGGCAATTTGGTCTGTGGAGTATTTGCAATCACCTTCACGATGAATAATTTATACGTATCTGCTGCCGTATTGATCCTGTTCGCAGTGATTTGCGATTATTTCGACGGAAAAATTGCACGCCGTCTAAAATTAAACAGCGAGTTCGGAGTGGAGCTTGATTCCTTGGCGGATTTGGTAAGTTTCGGAGTTGCGCCTGCCCTTATCATCCATACACAAAACGGTCCGGGAATCTTGACAACACTCGCATTAATTTTATTTCCTGTTTGCGGGGCATTGCGATTGGCTCGTTTTAATACAAAACCTACTCACGGATATTTCGAGGGCATTCCTATAACATTTGCCGGAACAGTGATTGCCGCATTAAGTTTTATCAACTTCGCTTACCCGATTGTCGCGATTTGCTTATCGGTTCTGATGATCAGCCGATTTCGCATTCCTAAATTTTAA
- a CDS encoding YraN family protein produces MIHIKNKRSFGKLGETIAKNYLENKGYQILSVNWRCKIGEIDLIACQDRYLVFVEVKSRTSTRFGSPAEAVDVHKQGRIRKLAEWYLAENSQIRFDSLRFDVIGIQMHNGSTQIRHYEGAF; encoded by the coding sequence ATGATCCATATAAAAAATAAACGATCGTTCGGCAAATTGGGTGAAACAATCGCTAAGAATTATTTGGAGAACAAGGGATATCAAATTCTTTCTGTCAATTGGCGATGTAAAATAGGGGAAATTGATCTGATTGCTTGCCAGGATCGTTATTTGGTCTTTGTAGAAGTGAAATCACGTACATCGACTCGTTTTGGATCCCCCGCAGAAGCTGTCGATGTTCATAAACAGGGGCGAATTCGAAAGCTTGCAGAGTGGTATTTGGCGGAAAATAGCCAGATTCGATTTGATTCGCTTCGTTTCGATGTTATCGGGATTCAGATGCATAACGGTAGTACGCAGATCCGGCATTATGAAGGTGCGTTTTAG
- a CDS encoding ribonuclease HII, whose protein sequence is MVHDRLQIPIAKIRQQLTTMHAGKTWDRSFIEQLEVDSRESVRKLAATFKKRMDKQEQEYARISGMIQFDQSYRESHGSHVAGIDEAGRGCLAGPVVAAAVILPVGIYIDGLNDSKQMSPLLRESVYDEILAHAVSYGIGIVSADDIDAYNILQATYEAMRQAIGQLSVVPDVLLNDAVQIPEVSIQQISILQGDAKSFSIAAASVLAKVTRDRLMREYSIQYPEYGFSKHVGYGTSEHIAALRTYGPCPIHRLTFAKVTE, encoded by the coding sequence ATGGTTCATGATCGATTGCAAATACCGATTGCGAAAATTCGTCAACAACTGACAACCATGCATGCGGGTAAAACTTGGGATCGTTCGTTTATCGAACAATTAGAAGTGGATTCACGGGAAAGTGTGCGAAAACTTGCGGCCACTTTTAAAAAGCGAATGGACAAGCAAGAACAGGAATATGCTCGAATTTCCGGTATGATCCAATTCGACCAATCCTATCGCGAATCACATGGTTCGCATGTAGCGGGAATCGACGAAGCAGGGCGAGGGTGTCTCGCCGGTCCGGTAGTTGCGGCTGCCGTTATTTTGCCGGTTGGGATTTATATTGATGGGCTGAATGATTCTAAGCAGATGTCGCCGCTTCTGCGCGAGTCTGTCTATGATGAGATACTTGCACACGCGGTTTCATATGGCATTGGAATTGTTTCTGCCGACGATATTGATGCATATAACATTTTGCAAGCGACATATGAAGCGATGCGACAGGCGATCGGACAACTGTCTGTGGTGCCTGACGTATTGTTGAATGATGCGGTGCAGATTCCTGAAGTATCAATACAACAGATTTCCATTTTGCAAGGGGATGCAAAAAGTTTTTCCATTGCTGCGGCATCGGTGCTGGCCAAAGTTACAAGAGACCGTTTGATGCGGGAATACAGCATCCAATATCCGGAATATGGTTTTTCCAAACATGTGGGTTATGGCACAAGTGAACACATCGCCGCATTGCGAACATATGGTCCTTGTCCCATTCATCGACTGACATTTGCCAAAGTGACAGAGTGA
- the sucD gene encoding succinate--CoA ligase subunit alpha, whose protein sequence is MSILINKDTKVITQGITGSTGLFHTKQAVEYGTKMVGGVTPGKGGTEVEGIPVFNTVEEAVQATGATVSVIYVPPAFAADSIMEAVDAELDLVICITEGIPVMDMVKVRKYMEGKKTRLIGPNCPGVITPGECKIGIMPGYIHQPGHVGVVSRSGTLTYEAVHQLTTSGIGQSTAVGIGGDPVNGTNFIDVLKLYNEDPDTYAVIMIGEIGGTAEEEAAEWIRDNMTKPVVGFIAGATAPPGKRMGHAGAIISGGKGTAAEKIAAMESCGIRVAPTPSEMGSTLVQVLQERGLLEKCKTK, encoded by the coding sequence ATGAGTATTCTAATTAATAAAGATACAAAAGTTATTACGCAAGGAATCACCGGATCCACCGGTTTGTTCCATACAAAGCAAGCAGTCGAGTACGGTACAAAGATGGTTGGCGGCGTCACACCGGGTAAAGGTGGAACAGAGGTCGAGGGAATTCCTGTATTCAACACGGTTGAAGAAGCCGTGCAAGCGACAGGAGCAACTGTATCGGTCATTTACGTGCCGCCGGCATTTGCAGCGGATTCTATAATGGAAGCTGTCGATGCAGAGCTTGATTTGGTGATCTGTATTACGGAAGGCATTCCGGTTATGGATATGGTGAAAGTTCGAAAGTATATGGAAGGCAAGAAAACTCGCCTGATCGGTCCCAACTGTCCGGGTGTCATTACGCCCGGCGAATGTAAAATCGGAATTATGCCAGGATATATCCATCAACCTGGGCATGTGGGAGTCGTATCCCGCAGCGGCACGCTTACATACGAAGCGGTACATCAATTGACTACGAGCGGCATCGGCCAATCCACCGCTGTCGGCATCGGCGGCGACCCGGTGAACGGCACCAATTTTATCGACGTATTGAAGTTGTACAACGAAGATCCGGATACGTATGCAGTTATCATGATCGGTGAAATCGGCGGTACGGCAGAAGAAGAAGCGGCTGAATGGATTCGCGACAACATGACGAAGCCGGTTGTCGGATTTATCGCCGGTGCTACAGCGCCTCCGGGAAAACGCATGGGACATGCCGGAGCCATTATCAGCGGCGGAAAAGGTACTGCAGCAGAGAAAATTGCCGCAATGGAAAGCTGCGGCATTCGCGTTGCGCCAACTCCTTCCGAAATGGGATCCACACTGGTGCAAGTGCTTCAGGAGCGCGGGTTATTGGAAAAATGCAAAACAAAATAA
- the dprA gene encoding DNA-processing protein DprA — MSERQSILCMSHIRGLGSKRIASILKHLGAKGWWSCTYQDLLAIPGIGEEFARTIICKRDSLDPIKIEQSLRTQGIHFLLPSDRGYPAAFHALPESPSYVFVKGEILEQDRMAIAIVGTRKPTYYGLKAAQYLGQQAAESGIAVISGLARGIDRMAHEAALANKGRTIAVLAHGLDQIYPSEHAKLADKIMENGALLSEFPPGMPARPQHFTARNRWISGLSLCTIVVEAGAKSGALITAQFALEQGKDVLAVPGSIFDGASVGTNTLLFEGATPVRSFADVMDVIQGMQWIGQSRLEGSDRIGFMDTQEKLSEPCAPEQRKILSLLSSTGITVEELLNCMPERSLSELHLQMLQLELDGYIIRKGERIYPARI, encoded by the coding sequence GTGAGTGAGCGTCAAAGTATATTATGTATGAGTCATATTCGCGGACTCGGTTCCAAACGTATTGCGTCGATTTTAAAGCACTTGGGCGCAAAGGGATGGTGGAGTTGCACATATCAGGATCTGCTTGCAATACCGGGGATCGGCGAAGAGTTTGCGCGAACCATTATTTGCAAGCGGGACTCTCTCGACCCGATAAAGATTGAACAATCATTGCGAACACAAGGCATTCATTTTCTGCTCCCGTCTGACAGGGGATATCCGGCAGCATTCCATGCTTTGCCGGAATCTCCATCCTACGTATTTGTGAAAGGAGAGATATTGGAACAAGACCGGATGGCAATCGCGATCGTGGGTACGAGAAAGCCTACCTACTACGGTTTGAAAGCGGCGCAATATTTGGGACAGCAAGCAGCAGAATCCGGGATTGCCGTTATTTCGGGTCTCGCCCGCGGGATCGACCGCATGGCACATGAAGCAGCGCTTGCGAATAAAGGGAGAACAATCGCGGTTTTGGCGCATGGATTGGATCAGATCTATCCAAGCGAACACGCCAAGCTGGCTGACAAAATCATGGAAAACGGTGCGCTGTTGTCTGAATTTCCGCCGGGGATGCCTGCCCGCCCGCAACATTTTACGGCAAGAAATCGTTGGATCAGCGGACTTTCCCTGTGCACGATCGTTGTAGAAGCAGGTGCAAAAAGCGGTGCGTTGATTACCGCTCAATTCGCTTTGGAGCAAGGGAAAGATGTATTGGCTGTTCCCGGCTCTATTTTCGACGGAGCAAGTGTAGGTACGAACACACTGCTGTTTGAAGGAGCGACACCGGTTCGTTCGTTTGCCGATGTCATGGATGTCATTCAGGGAATGCAATGGATCGGGCAATCCCGTCTCGAGGGATCCGATCGAATCGGTTTCATGGATACGCAGGAAAAGCTGAGTGAACCGTGTGCGCCTGAGCAAAGGAAAATTCTAAGCTTACTCTCAAGCACTGGCATTACCGTGGAAGAATTGTTAAACTGTATGCCAGAACGGTCATTATCTGAACTGCATTTGCAAATGCTGCAGTTGGAGCTGGATGGATACATCATTCGCAAGGGAGAACGGATCTATCCTGCGCGCATTTAA
- a CDS encoding YneF family protein has translation MVWIVGVVALLIGLGLGFAGGVWFLKRQLTNMQFDDKQIAQMAKRMGMNLNPKQLQQVSKQMKNMKFK, from the coding sequence ATGGTATGGATCGTGGGTGTCGTTGCTTTGCTCATCGGACTGGGACTTGGTTTTGCAGGCGGTGTATGGTTTTTAAAACGGCAATTGACAAATATGCAGTTTGATGACAAGCAAATTGCGCAAATGGCAAAACGGATGGGAATGAACTTGAATCCAAAGCAATTGCAGCAAGTCAGCAAACAAATGAAAAACATGAAATTTAAATAG